Proteins encoded by one window of Mariniplasma anaerobium:
- a CDS encoding methionine ABC transporter permease, which produces MLDKEALKLFIDAFYETLYIVGITGAFVLLFGFIIGFTLYMTQNPYLLKQTKSIKVIHRVIATTNDIFRSIPFIILLIMMIPLTRFLVGTMLGPKAAIPALIISATPFFARVVHMSLFEVSNDTIEAVRSMGGSFKYLLYVIFKEALPSLVSGYTLTVVTLIGFMSAAAVIGAGGLAFLAYEYGKFGSNYPLMYLSIFTILALVFIIQITGDKISRKLDHK; this is translated from the coding sequence ATGCTTGATAAAGAAGCACTAAAGTTATTTATAGATGCGTTTTATGAGACATTATATATTGTAGGCATAACAGGAGCATTTGTACTGTTATTTGGCTTTATCATAGGATTTACACTGTATATGACTCAAAACCCATATTTACTAAAACAAACCAAGTCAATAAAAGTGATTCACAGAGTGATTGCGACTACAAATGATATATTTAGATCCATTCCTTTTATTATTTTATTGATTATGATGATTCCATTAACAAGATTTTTAGTAGGAACAATGTTAGGACCAAAGGCTGCTATTCCTGCTCTCATAATTAGTGCAACTCCCTTTTTCGCAAGAGTTGTTCATATGTCATTATTTGAAGTTTCTAATGACACAATAGAAGCTGTAAGATCTATGGGAGGATCATTTAAATATTTATTATACGTCATTTTTAAAGAGGCACTACCATCGTTAGTTTCAGGGTATACTTTAACAGTGGTAACCCTTATAGGATTCATGTCCGCAGCAGCAGTTATTGGTGCTGGAGGATTAGCATTTTTAGCTTATGAATATGGAAAGTTTGGTAGTAATTATCCACTTATGTATTTATCCATATTTACCATATTAGCACTTGTATTTATTATACAAATTACAGGAGATAAAATCTCTAGAAAACTAGACCATAAATAG